One segment of Alphaproteobacteria bacterium DNA contains the following:
- a CDS encoding Lrp/AsnC family transcriptional regulator encodes MPNRAKLDKIDRHILSDLQADGRMTNVDLAKRAGISAPPCLRRVRALEKAGVIRGYHADIAPEALGFTVTVFALVGLNSQAEADLKAFETLMGSWPNVRECHMLAGEADFLVKIVAEDWDHYQRFLTTQLTSAPNVSHVKSLMVFRTAKYQPGVPIAGE; translated from the coding sequence ATGCCCAACCGCGCCAAGCTCGACAAGATCGATCGTCATATCCTGTCGGACCTGCAGGCCGACGGGCGCATGACGAATGTCGACCTCGCCAAGCGCGCCGGCATCTCCGCACCGCCCTGCCTGCGCCGCGTACGGGCGCTCGAGAAGGCCGGTGTGATCCGCGGCTACCACGCCGATATCGCGCCGGAGGCATTGGGCTTCACCGTCACCGTCTTCGCCCTGGTCGGGCTCAACAGCCAGGCCGAGGCCGACCTCAAGGCCTTCGAGACCCTGATGGGCAGCTGGCCCAATGTGCGCGAGTGCCACATGCTCGCCGGCGAGGCCGACTTCCTGGTGAAGATCGTCGCCGAGGACTGGGACCACTATCAGCGATTCCTGACCACGCAGCTCACCTCGGCGCCCAATGTCAGCCACGTGAAGTCGTTGATGGTCTTCCGCACCGCCAAGTACCAGCCCGGCGTGCCGATCGCCGGCGAATAG
- the trxB gene encoding thioredoxin-disulfide reductase, whose translation MSTTHHSKVLILGSGPAGYTAAVYAARANLKPLLVQGMQPGGQMTITTDVENYPGFAEVIQGPWLMEQMQKQAEHVGTQMVFDTIVKVDLSRRPFVCTGDSGDTYVGETLIICTGASARWLGLESELTFRGGGVSACATCDGFFFRGKEVVIVGGGNTAVEEAIYLTNHAIKVTLIHRRDSLRAEKIMQERLFRNPKIVPLWNHVVEEILGETKPHPLVTGVRVRDVKSGATKILPTDGVFVAIGHTPNTELFKGQLDMDGDGYLLTQPGSTATKVAGVYAAGDVQDKIYRQAVTAAGTGCMAALEAEKFLAAHEMPAAQAAE comes from the coding sequence ATGTCCACGACCCATCACAGCAAGGTTCTCATCCTCGGGTCGGGGCCGGCTGGCTATACGGCGGCGGTCTATGCGGCGCGCGCCAACCTCAAGCCGCTGCTGGTCCAGGGCATGCAGCCCGGCGGTCAGATGACCATCACGACCGACGTCGAGAACTATCCCGGCTTCGCCGAAGTCATCCAGGGTCCCTGGCTGATGGAGCAGATGCAGAAGCAGGCCGAGCATGTCGGCACGCAGATGGTCTTCGACACCATCGTGAAGGTCGATCTGTCGCGCCGTCCATTTGTCTGCACCGGCGACTCCGGGGACACCTATGTCGGCGAGACGCTGATCATCTGCACCGGCGCCTCGGCCCGCTGGCTCGGCCTCGAATCGGAGCTGACCTTCCGCGGCGGCGGCGTTTCGGCCTGCGCGACCTGTGACGGCTTCTTCTTCCGAGGCAAGGAGGTGGTGATCGTCGGCGGCGGCAACACCGCGGTCGAGGAGGCGATCTACCTTACCAACCACGCCATCAAGGTGACGCTGATCCATCGCCGCGATTCGCTGCGCGCCGAGAAGATCATGCAGGAGCGGCTGTTCCGGAATCCGAAGATCGTGCCGCTGTGGAACCACGTGGTCGAGGAGATTCTGGGCGAGACCAAGCCGCATCCGCTGGTCACCGGCGTGCGCGTGCGCGACGTGAAGTCCGGCGCCACAAAGATCCTGCCGACGGACGGCGTCTTCGTCGCCATCGGCCACACGCCGAACACCGAGTTGTTCAAGGGCCAGCTCGACATGGACGGCGACGGCTACCTGCTGACCCAGCCCGGCTCGACGGCGACCAAGGTCGCGGGCGTTTACGCCGCCGGCGACGTGCAGGACAAGATCTATCGCCAGGCCGTGACCGCGGCCGGCACCGGCTGCATGGCGGCACTGGAGGCGGAGAAATTCCTGGCGGCACACGAGATGCCGGCGGCACAGGCGGCCGAATGA
- a CDS encoding LysR family transcriptional regulator, with translation MDWDKLRIFHAVADAGSFTHAGDQLKLSQSAISRQIGALEEQLGVMLFHRHARGLILTEQGELLYRTAREMAGKVNTAEGLLRANQDKPAGRLKITSAVGFGSTWLTGHMHEFIEAYPEIDVSLVLSDNELDLGMREADVGLRLTAPRQPGLIQRHLMTVQAHVYASESYVQKYGKPEKAADLDKHRLIIFGEDARAPVQDVNWLLQWGNPDGNPRRVVLRVNNTYGIYRAVESGLGIASLPDYLARQSTKLVPVLPELDKRSTDVFFTYPEELRHSKRIAVFRDFLLRKVAEMRQ, from the coding sequence ATGGACTGGGACAAGCTGCGCATCTTCCACGCGGTGGCCGATGCGGGAAGCTTCACGCATGCGGGCGACCAGCTGAAGCTCAGCCAGTCGGCGATCAGCCGCCAGATCGGCGCGCTCGAGGAGCAGCTCGGCGTGATGCTGTTCCATCGTCATGCGCGCGGCCTGATCCTCACCGAACAGGGTGAGCTGCTCTATCGCACGGCGCGCGAGATGGCCGGCAAGGTCAACACCGCCGAAGGCCTGTTGCGCGCCAACCAGGACAAGCCCGCGGGGCGCCTGAAGATCACCTCGGCGGTCGGTTTCGGCTCGACCTGGCTTACCGGCCACATGCACGAGTTCATCGAGGCCTATCCCGAGATCGACGTGTCGCTGGTGCTGAGCGACAACGAGCTCGACCTCGGCATGCGCGAGGCCGATGTCGGCCTGCGCCTGACGGCTCCGCGCCAGCCCGGCCTGATCCAGCGCCATCTGATGACCGTGCAGGCGCACGTCTACGCCTCCGAATCCTACGTGCAGAAATACGGCAAGCCGGAGAAGGCGGCGGATCTCGACAAGCATCGCCTGATCATCTTCGGCGAGGATGCGCGCGCGCCGGTGCAGGACGTGAACTGGCTGCTGCAGTGGGGCAACCCTGACGGGAATCCGCGCCGGGTCGTGCTGCGGGTCAACAATACCTACGGCATCTACCGCGCTGTCGAGAGCGGCCTGGGCATCGCCTCGCTGCCTGACTACCTGGCGCGCCAGTCGACCAAGCTGGTGCCGGTATTGCCCGAACTCGACAAGCGTTCGACCGACGTCTTCTTCACGTATCCGGAGGAGCTGCGGCACTCAAAGCGCATCGCGGTGTTCCGTGACTTCCTGCTGCGCAAGGTCGCCGAGATGCGGCAATAG